A window from Triticum aestivum cultivar Chinese Spring chromosome 6D, IWGSC CS RefSeq v2.1, whole genome shotgun sequence encodes these proteins:
- the LOC123145329 gene encoding transmembrane 9 superfamily member 12 encodes MAKGWIFSALLVVSLVMAPACEAFYLPGSYMHTYRQGEEIGAKVNSLTSIETELPFSYYSLPYCRPKVGIKKSAENLGELLMGDQIDNSPYRFRVNVNESLYLCTTSPLDEDDVKLLKQRSQDLYQVNMILDNLPVRRFTEQNGMTIQWTGYPVGYTPEGTSDVYIINHLKFKVLVHKYEGGKVRVVGTGEGMEVISDTDTDTDTDAKSGYEIVGFEVVPCSVKRDPEAMSKLTMYEKVDSVSCPVELEKSQMIREKEQITFTYEVEFVNSDIRWPSRWDAYLKMEGAKIHWFSIMNSLMVILFLAGIVFVILLRTVRRDLTRYEELDKESQAQMNEELSGWKLVVGDVFREPTSSKLFCVMIGDGVQILGMAIVTIFFATFGFMSPASRGMLLTGMIFLYMLLGILAGYAAVRLWRTVKGTSEGWRSVSWSTACFFPGIVFIVLTVLNFMLWSRNSTGALPISLFFTLLSLWFCISVPLTLLGGFLGTRAEPIEFPVRTNQIPREIPSKNYSWLLIFGAGTLPFGTLFIELFFILSSIWLGRFYYVFGFLLVVLLLLVVVCAEVSVVLTYMHLCAEDWRWWWKAFFASGAVAFYVFLYSINYLVFDLRSLSGPVSATLYIGYAFIVSLAIMLATGTVGFLTSFSFVHYLFSNVKID; translated from the coding sequence ATGGCCAAGGGCTGGATATTCTCTGCTTTGCTAGTGGTGTCTCTTGTGATGGCTCCTGCTTGTGAGGCGTTCTACTTGCCAGGTAGTTACATGCACACGTACCGGCAAGGCGAGGAGATAGGAGCAAAGGTGAACTCGCTCACATCCATCGAGACAGAACTGCCTTTCAGCTACTACAGCCTCCCATACTGCCGTCCTAAGGTTGGGATAAAGAAGAGTGCTGAAAATCTGGGGGAGCTCCTTATGGGTGACCAGATTGATAATTCCCCTTACCGTTTCCGTGTCAATGTCAATGAATCGCTCTACCTGTGTACCACGAGCCCACTTGATGAGGATGATGTGAAGCTCCTCAAGCAGCGAAGCCAGGACCTCTACCAGGTGAACATGATTCTTGACAATCTTCCTGTGAGGAGGTTTACCGAGCAGAATGGAATGACCATTCAGTGGACAGGCTATCCAGTTGGTTATACCCCAGAAGGTACCTCCGACGTCTACATCATTAATCACCTGAAATTTAAAGTCTTGGTCCATAAGTATGAAGGAGGTAAAGTGAGGGTCGTTGGAACTGGGGAAGGAATGGAAGTGATCTCAGACactgacactgacactgacacTGATGCCAAGTCTGGGTATGAGATAGTGGGATTTGAGGTTGTCCCATGCAGTGTGAAGCGTGATCCTGAAGCCATGTCGAAGCTTACGATGTATGAAAAGGTTGATTCTGTGAGCTGCCCTGTGGAGTTGGAGAAATCTCAAATGATCAGGGAGAAGGAGCAGATTACCTTTACATATGAGGTTGAATTTGTAAACAGTGACATCAGATGGCCATCACGGTGGGATGCATACCTGAAGATGGAGGGTGCGAAAATTCACTGGTTCTCAATTATGAACTCGTTGATGGTGATACTGTTCTTGGCTGGCATTGTTTTTGTCATATTATTGCGGACAGTGAGGAGGGACTTGACTAGATATGAGGAGCTGGATAAGGAGTCCCAAGCTCAGATGAATGAGGAGCTCTCTGGGTGGAAGCTGGTTGTTGGAGATGTTTTCAGAGAGCCAACCTCATCAAAGCTGTTTTGTGTTATGATTGGCGACGGGGTTCAAATTCTGGGTATGGCGATTGTCACCATTTTCTTTGCCACCTTTGGATTCATGTCTCCTGCGTCTAGAGGAATGCTGTTGACAGGGATGATATTCCTTTATATGCTACTTGGAATTTTGGCCGGATATGCTGCTGTTAGGCTCTGGAGGACTGTAAAAGGAACTTCTGAGGGATGGAGGTCTGTCTCCTGGTCAACTGCCTGTTTCTTCCCTGGCATTGTCTTCATTGTCCTCACTGTATTGAACTTCATGCTGTGGTCAAGAAATAGTACTGGAGCCCTTCCCATTTCACTTTTCTTCACTCTTCTCTCCTTGTGGTTCTGTATCTCTGTGCCACTTACCCTTCTAGGTGGTTTCCTTGGAACAAGGGCTGAGCCAATTGAATTCCCCGTTCGAACCAATCAAATACCAAGAGAAATCCCTTCAAAGAATTACTCATGGCTCCTCATATTTGGTGCTGGAACTCTACCTTTCGGAACACTCTTCATTGAGCTCTTCTTCATTCTCTCAAGCATCTGGCTCGGAAGGTTCTATTATGTGTTTGGGTTCCTCCTTGTTGTGCTCCTTCTGTTGGTTGTGGTATGCGCTGAGGTATCTGTTGTTCTCACGTACATGCATCTCTGTGCTGAggactggaggtggtggtggaaagCTTTCTTTGCCTCTGGAGCAGTGGCATTTTATGTGTTCCTCTACTCTATCAACTACCTGGTGTTTGATCTCAGAAGCTTGAGTGGGCCAGTTTCTGCTACGCTCTATATTGGATACGCTTTCATTGTCTCTCTTGCCATTATGCTAGCTACTGGGACTGTTGGGTTCCTGACATCATTCTCTTTTGTTCACTACCTTTTCTCGAACGTCAAGATTGATTGA